GATGACGAGTTTGAGGAGTTTTATGATGAGCTCTGTGAGAATATCCCTGATCGGTTTGATGAGAGTTTTCAAGATCACTTGGAACGAGGGACATTCAGATATGCAAACGAGTATTCGCTCAGAAAGAGATTGTCCCAATTGGTTTCAGAGCAGGAGAATATCTTTGAGGAGTTACATATGGATATTGCAGCAAGCGTGAATGAGATCGTAAACACTCGGAATTATCTGACTCATTATGACGAGAGCATCTCCCCCCGTGCTGACACAGACGAACTTCATCCTCTAATTCTACGGTTGAGAGCTATCCTTGAAGCTGTACTTCTGTCAAATCTTGGAATACCAGAAGATCAGATTACGGAGCGTCTCCAACAGCGCTACTCTGAGCTCATGAGATCGTAGAAGAATGCAAAATCTACAACTTTAACTACTAGATACAACAAAAAGAGGGTATCTCGTGGTCTGCTGCGGAGTCTCAATTAGAGAGGTATGAGCATGTCTCAGATCCATAACACACCAATGGATGTGGTTTCTATTGGAAACAAATGAAATGCAGAGAGTGCGGTCTAGCTCACTCGAAGTCGTCCTCAATGTCGCCATCTAACGACGAGACGCCAGTCGTGTCGTGGACGGAATAGGACCCTTCAGCGCCGCAGTGTTCGCATCTATATCCCTCGAAGAGCCTCGTCTCCGTGTACGATTGTGCAGTAAATTCGAGTGCGTAGGATTTGCACCGAGCGCATCGGAGTACCATTATGCCCTCCTCGCATCGACGTGAACGCCGCCGACGTAGCACTCAGGCGCGCAGTGGAGACACCACCCGTCTTCTTTCGCCGCGTCACTGTACTCCCACATATCGAGCCCGCAGCCGTTGCAGTACTCGTTCATCGCGCCACCTTAGTCGCTGCCGCGTAGGATCGAACGAGCGGCGCGTTTCGCACTGCCGCCATGTGCTTGCAGGCCTCGTTTCGTCGGCTGAAGTACGGGCATGAGCACTTCGACGGGATACCATCAGTGAGCTGGACGCTGTAGGCGTGTTTCTTCCCGTCATCGCCGTACGACTCGTTGCGAACGTTGACGACGCCGTTTCTGCACACGGTGAACGCGAAGGTCTCCCATCGTGCGCGTTTCTCTACCAAACTTTCATTGCCGTCGCTGCTGTGTAGTTCCATGGGCTTTCAGTTCCATGAGAAAGCCACGTTCGGGCGCTGCAACGCCCGGACTTTTCAGCGTCTATGGCTTTCTCATATATAGATATACATAGCAGGAATATATAGATTTCTAGTCATGTATTAATGACGGTTAGCTTTGATGAT
The Halococcus hamelinensis 100A6 genome window above contains:
- a CDS encoding SWIM zinc finger family protein, translating into MELHSSDGNESLVEKRARWETFAFTVCRNGVVNVRNESYGDDGKKHAYSVQLTDGIPSKCSCPYFSRRNEACKHMAAVRNAPLVRSYAAATKVAR